The genomic window CTCCAAGATGCAAAGGCTTCCTTTGTTGGAGACCGAAGTGAGCACACTTTGCGCCCTGGCGCGCGAACTTTTCCTGGACGAGCCCATGCTGCTCGATGTCTCGGCACCCATAAGAGTTGTGGGCGACATACACGGGCAGTATCATGATCTGTTGAAAATTCTCGATCAGTGCGGATATCCGCCGCAGACACGGTATCTATTTCTCGGGGATTATGTGGACAGGGGAAAGAACTCGGTGGAAACGATCACCCTGCTCTTGGCACTGCGCGTCAAGTTCCCAAAGCACGTTTACCTATTGCGTGGCAATCACGAATCGCAGTCGGTGAATCGAGTCTATGGATTCTACGACGAGTGTAAGCGACGCTACACGGTGAAACTGTGGAAAACCTTTGTCGATTGCTACAATTGCATGCCCGTGGCCGCCATCATTTCCCGTCGCATCTTCTGTTGCCACGGCGGTCTGAGTCCGCAGCTGAAGGAGCTCAGCAATATCGAATCGATTGCCCGTCCCACAGAAATTCCCGAAACGGGTCTGCTATGCGATCTGCTTTGGAGCGATCCGGATCGCTATGGTTTCGGCTGGACAGCGAGTGATCGGGGTGTTAGCTACCTCTATGGGCGCGATGTGCTCGAGAAGTTTCTGCAAAGGAATGACTTCGATCTGGTGTGTCGTGCCCACCAGGTGGTGGAGGATGGATACGAGTTCTTTGCCAAACGCCAGTTGGTCACCGTCTTCTCGGCACCCAACTATTGTGGCTTGTACGACAACGCAGGCGCTTCAATGGGCGTGGATAAGGACCTAATTATCTCTTTCGATATACAGCGAAGTGAAAGTCGAAAAGTGATCATCAAAAATATGAACGCAACTCCCATAACTGAATGACAAACCAGAAAGTTTCGGATTTGCAGACAGCTAACGGCGCAAATTCTTTATGCTGTAGCTTAAGAGCTCAGGCCACGGAATCTCTGCAGCTCTTCGAATATACTAATCGCAAATTGTGCACTATATCCAAAAGGGTAGATCATCTGGACTTAAATGTATGTACTATCATCAagtaataatttcattttgatgAAAGAAAGTACCTAACAACCATCAAAATGCCATTACTGCTTGATGATACTGCATTGAAAATgtgtaaattataaatataaattcagCAATGACAATCAATAGAAGAAATACAAAGAAATTTTACTTCTTGTTTGGTGTTACTTTTCGAAAAAAGTAGTTTCTTAGCACGCAACTTTCCCACCTCCTAAATCAACATTACTTCAGAATACTTAATTTTGTCggcaaagccaaagaaaataaaagcgaacACAAATCAATTTCTCTGCGAAAACTATGCCAAGTCATTCGGAGTTTTTGCAGCGAACATTGTTTACCGGCGAGCCCAGCTACCGTTTGGCAATACTTTATTTTCACTGCCAAGGTTTGCTTTCTGTGTCACCATTTAAGGCGCCGCCTTGGCCAAAGCAAAGAAATAACTAAAAGCCAATCCCCCAAGCAAACATTTCCGCCAGAGAAGGCTGAAGTAGGAAACAAGTTCATCAGTCCAGGTAACAAGTGCGAGTTACAAATGTGGAGTTTTGAGGCATTATCAAAGAGTAGGGAAAGGCTGGTGGAAAGTCGGCGACTGGGCGGTAAATAgatttaattatgcaaaacgTGAAACGAACCCATCGACACGCCGAAGAATTCGCTCAAGCGTTAAACACTGCCGGAAATCGAGTGAGAGAATCGATTAAACAGAAAGAGTCCGCTAGAGGCTGCCAGAAAGAGAAGGCGCTATTGGCATTACCCGCCTTATAAACAgattgtaaatttttaaatagcaACGATACGATGGGGGACTGTTCCTTTGCCTTAATCCCGTGACgttgttataaatatttattatatcatCCCCATTCCGACCACAAAGTGCAAAAGCTGAGgagcagttgcaactgcaatgGCTCGTAATTAAAGTGCATTattaatgaaatgcaaatgtcgAGACATTAATGAAAATCAGAGGGGAGacaataatgaaaatgaaagggGAGACGAGTATGCAATTTAAGCACAAATAATACGGATACAAAAATACTCTAAGCTGAAATTAAGCTAccgaaatttaaattcaattaatacACTACTACTTTCCCAATGGAAAAGGAAGAGCTTTGGATATACCCCCATTTAGATAGGTATCTCAAAGTGCACTGACAATCCTATAGAATTTCCTGTGCAAAGGCAAAGTTCTACCCCAAATTTCCACCTGCTAAGAACACAACTTGGCATCTCAGTTGCCAGCACTTTGGACTTGAAAATCACGCTTACCCATTCACCGATGTTGACACCCCTTTCAAGACAGTTTTCTGGTCAGGACGATTGCGGTTCAAGCATACCCCAACACCTCCAGTCATTAGGATCATTAGAGCCAGCATTCCCTTCTTTTTGCGAAGAAGTTTTTTTTGATCATTTGCGATTAAgattgaaatgtttttttttatttttaacgcgttttatgaaaataacttgaatacaaaataaaaagatcCACTCTACCAGTACTTTTCTGACTGTAGAATCAAAGAAAACTCTTTTTCAGTACGTGGAATAATTTTGAATCTTAATTTCACGAAATTTCTTTTTCGTCACCTGAATCAGGTGTTTATTGCAAAATCCCCAGAGCAATTCCGTTTCCCTCGTTTCTTGCAACACTTGTAAATGTTCACTTTTACAAGCTGACAATTAATTccagtttttttctttttttgcgaATAGATGCCATTggctgcattttaattgccacagCAACAAGGACACCGTTGACATTAAGAGCCATGACAAAATCC from Drosophila yakuba strain Tai18E2 chromosome 2L, Prin_Dyak_Tai18E2_2.1, whole genome shotgun sequence includes these protein-coding regions:
- the LOC6526678 gene encoding serine/threonine-protein phosphatase alpha-3 isoform, which gives rise to MAMLTLQGFNIATQQLTTNSEVGSDYHLPIVLNLNDLISRLKAFRRSKMQRLPLLETEVSTLCALARELFLDEPMLLDVSAPIRVVGDIHGQYHDLLKILDQCGYPPQTRYLFLGDYVDRGKNSVETITLLLALRVKFPKHVYLLRGNHESQSVNRVYGFYDECKRRYTVKLWKTFVDCYNCMPVAAIISRRIFCCHGGLSPQLKELSNIESIARPTEIPETGLLCDLLWSDPDRYGFGWTASDRGVSYLYGRDVLEKFLQRNDFDLVCRAHQVVEDGYEFFAKRQLVTVFSAPNYCGLYDNAGASMGVDKDLIISFDIQRSESRKVIIKNMNATPITE